One window from the genome of Kluyveromyces marxianus DMKU3-1042 DNA, complete genome, chromosome 3 encodes:
- the mlo2 gene encoding protein mlo2: MAEISVKEYVKKQEQLEDEANELMPFDPSYCTYSMGPIRQPVYACRTCRNIGVCYSCSIQCHTSCDLVELFDKRDFSCDCGTDRQFKGGEEFRPCNIRKNSEPDVGDMSNRYGQNFQGLFCSCHKEYDPNTTATMLQCVLGLECNEDWYHDHCILGIETNPDPVTEDRVLPGFPELASFDGFISWKCIDKYRSVFERLLSHEDADKIVAHKVFRKDAKCLETGENEKTDKKRSLRDMENSGTSDSYSLFLKEGFREEFKKLRDSLEKDDVLKAFLTNTAPFLCEEEKVYEPPKEEEQGSLVELGESALAKNLSHQQTLASLLAFQQIKTKLTDFLRPFAESNTVVSETDIKNFFDSHKK; this comes from the coding sequence ATGGCTGAAATCAGTGTGAAGGAGTACGTGAAGAAGCAAGAGCAATTAGAAGATGAGGCTAACGAACTGATGCCCTTTGATCCAAGCTATTGTACGTATTCTATGGGGCCCATACGGCAGCCAGTTTACGCTTGTAGGACGTGCAGAAACATTGGAGTGTGCTATTCGTGTTCTATACAGTGCCACACTAGCTGTGATCTCGTGGAGCTTTTTGACAAGAGGGATTTCAGTTGCGATTGCGGTACGGACAGACAGTTTAAAGGAGGTGAGGAGTTCAGGCCCTGTAATATACGGAAGAACAGTGAGCCTGATGTGGGTGATATGTCCAACAGGTATGGGCAAAATTTCCAGGGGTTGTTTTGCTCGTGCCACAAGGAGTATGACCCTAATACAACGGCGACTATGTTACAATGCGTCTTAGGACTGGAGTGCAACGAGGACTGGTACCACGACCACTGTATTCTTGGGATCGAAACAAACCCGGATCCTGTTACGGAGGATCGGGTGTTGCCTGGGTTTCCCGAGCTGGCTTCGTTTGATGGTTTTATCTCGTGGAAGTGCATTGATAAGTATAGGTCCGTGTTCGAGCGTCTTTTATCCCATGAAGATGCTGACAAGATAGTAGCCCACAAGGTGTTCCGTAAAGACGCCAAATGCTTGGAAACTGGTGAGAATGAGAAGACGGATAAGAAGAGAAGCTTGCGGGATATGGAGAATTCCGGGACATCGGACTCGTACTCGttattcttgaaagaaggtTTCAGAGAAGAGTTTAAGAAGTTAAGGGATTCTCTTGAAAAGGACGACGTTTTAAAGGCTTTCCTCACAAACACGGCACCATTTCTTTgtgaagaggaaaaagtATATGAACCTCCAAAGGAGGAGGAACAAGGCTCTCTGGTTGAGTTAGGAGAATCTGCCCTTGCCAAGAATTTGTCCCATCAACAGACGTTGGCAAGCTTACTGGCATTTCAACAAATTAAAACGAAACTTACAGACTTTTTAAGGCCCTTTGCCGAGAGTAACACCGTTGTCAGTGAAACTGAcatcaagaacttctttGATAGTCATAAAAAGTGA
- the MCM2 gene encoding MCM DNA helicase complex subunit MCM2, translating into MSDNEEISGGRRRRRRVDDEDEDEEELGTDSLSTQPREGANIPSSPQFEAPLGSPDEIDFENPDNDGDEAINADEDLEEVEERMNEVDLMGDDMYRDYAANREQDEYEERGVDDEEQEELSLAERRRIDAQLNERDRLVQRNKAYLDDDDEGTGAGGVDLDAMGLPVQRRRRRRQYEEADDDLLSDMDIDPLADELSLESLGDVKASSYSEWITQPNVSRTIARELKSFLLEYTDESGKSVYGARIRTLGEMNSESLEVNYRHLVESKAILALFLAKCPEEMLKIFDTVAMEATQLHYPDYTRIHSEIHVRISDFPSVLNLRALRETHLNSLVRVSGVVTRRTGVFPQLKYVKFNCLKCGAVLGPYYQDSNEEIRISFCTNCRSKGPFRINMEKTLYRNYQRITIQESPGSVPAGRLPRHREVILLWDLVDIAKPGEEVEVTGIYKNTYDGNLNAKNGFPVFATVLEANSVKRREGGLQDGDGNEGLDAFSWTEDEEREFRKMSRDRGIIDKIISSMAPSIYGHRDIKTAIACSLFGGVPKNVNGKHSIRGDINILLLGDPGTAKSQILKYVEKTANRAVFATGQGASAVGLTASVRKDQITKEWTLEGGALVLADKGVCLIDEFDKMNDQDRTSIHEAMEQQSISISKAGIVTTLQARCSIIAAANPIGGRYNSTLPLSQNVNLTEPILSRFDILCVVRDLVDEESDQRLASFVVDSHIRSHPDKDLEDPNDNGNEGGDEEANDNEDRDDGAPLSSKQRRLQSHRRREDEISPIPQHILMKYIHYARTKVYPKLHQMDMDKVSRVYADLRRESVTTGSFPITVRHLESILRIAEAFAKMRLSEFVSSWDLDRAIKVTVDSFVGAQKISVRRQLQRSFAVYTMGTM; encoded by the coding sequence ATGTCagataatgaagaaatcagTGGTGGTAGAcgtagaagaagaagagttgatgatgaagatgaagatgaggaagagtTAGGGACTGATTCGTTGTCTACACAGCCTCGTGAGGGGGCTAATATTCCTAGTTCGCCGCAATTTGAAGCACCTCTTGGGTCTCCGGATGAGATAGACTTTGAGAATCCAGATAACGATGGGGATGAGGCGATAAATGCAGATGaagatttggaagaagtagaAGAGCGTATGAATGAGGTTGATTTGATGGGAGACGATATGTACAGGGATTATGCAGCGAATAGGGAGCAGGATGAGTATGAGGAAAGAGgtgttgatgatgaggagCAGGAGGAGTTGTCTCTTGCGGAGCGTCGTCGGATTGATGCGCAATTGAACGAAAGAGATCGGTTGGTTCAACGGAACAAGGCGTATTTggacgatgatgatgagggTACTGGTGCTGGTGGAGTGGATTTGGATGCGATGGGTCTTCCAGTACAGAGGAGACGTAGAAGACGTCAGTATGAGGAAGCAGACGACGATTTGTTGTCTGACATGGACATCGATCCGTTGGCGGACGAGCTATCTTTGGAGTCGTTGGGAGATGTGAAGGCGTCCAGTTACTCGGAATGGATCACGCAGCCAAATGTGTCGCGTACTATTGCAAGAGAGTTGAAATCGTTTTTACTTGAATATACAGACGAATCTGGTAAATCTGTGTATGGTGCACGTATCAGAACACTCGGTGAGATGAACTCGGAGTCCCTCGAGGTGAACTACAGACATTTGGTAGAGTCCAAGGCTATTCTAGCACTCTTTTTGGCGAAATGCCCGGAAGAAATGCTCAAGATCTTCGATACTGTTGCCATGGAAGCTACACAGTTGCATTACCCAGATTATACGCGTATTCATTCTGAGATCCACGTTAGAATCTCTGATTTCCCCAGTGTTTTGAATCTTCGTGCGTTGCGTGAAACTCACTTGAATTCTTTGGTGAGAGTCAGTGGTGTGGtaacaagaagaactggTGTCTTCCCACAGCTCAAGTACGTGAAATTCAACTGTTTGAAGTGTGGTGCAGTGTTAGGGCCATACTATCAAGATTCGAACGAAGAAATAAGAATCTCCTTCTGTACCAATTGTAGATCCAAAGGTCCGTTCAGAATCAATATGGAAAAAACATTGTACCGTAATTACCAAAGAATCACTATCCAGGAATCCCCGGGCTCTGTCCCTGCCGGTAGATTGCCACGTCACAGAGAAGTCATTCTGCTATGGGatcttgttgatattgCCAAACCGGGCGAAGAGGTCGAAGTAACAGGTATCTATAAAAACACATACGATGGTAACTTGAATGCAAAGAACGGGTTCCCAGTTTTCGCTACAGTGCTGGAAGCAAACTCtgtgaaaagaagagaaggtgGTCTACAAGATGGAGACGGTAACGAGGGTCTAGACGCATTCAGTTGGACCGAAGATGAGGAACGTGAATTCAGAAAGATGTCTCGTGATAGAGGAATAATTGATAAAATCATCTCCTCCATGGCACCCTCGATTTATGGTCATAGGGACATTAAGACAGCCATCGCTTGTTCGCTGTTTGGAGGTGTTCCTAAAAATGTCAATGGTAAGCACTCCATTCGTGGTGATATTaatattcttttgcttGGTGATCCTGGTACTGCCAAGTCGCAAATTCTAAAGTACGTGGAAAAGACTGCGAATAGAGCAGTTTTCGCTACAGGTCAAGGTGCATCTGCTGTTGGTTTGACAGCTTCAGTTCGTAAAGATCAAATTACTAAAGAATGGACTCTTGAAGGTGGTGCATTAGTGCTTGCAGACAAAGGTGTATGTTTGATTGATGAATTCGACAAGATGAACGATCAGGATCGTACTTCCATCCACGAAGCGATGGAACAACAAAGTATATCTATTTCCAAGGCAGGTATTGTCACCACTCTACAGGCAAGATGTTCGATTATTGCTGCTGCAAACCCAATCGGAGGACGTTACAACTCCACATTACCACTATCCCAGAATGTCAATCTAACAGAACCTATTTTATCGAGATTCGATATTTTGTGTGTTGTGAGAGATTTAGTGGACGAAGAAAGTGACCAAAGGCTTGCGTCTTTTGTTGTCGACTCTCATATAAGATCCCACCCAGATAAAGACCTCGAAGATCCTAATGACAACGGCAATGAAGGAGGGGACGAGGAAGCAAACGACAATGAAGATAGAGATGATGGAGCTCCATTGTCAAGTAAACAAAGGCGTTTGCAAAGTCATCGTAGGAGAGAAGATGAAATCTCACCTATTCCTCAGCATATCTTGATGAAATACATACATTACGCCAGGACAAAAGTTTATCCAAAACTCCATCAGATGGATATGGATAAAGTTAGTAGAGTGTACGCCGACTTGAGACGTGAGAGTGTCACTACCGGTTCATTCCCAATTACTGTTCGTCACTTGGAATCCATTTTGAGAATTGCCGAGGCCTTTGCCAAAATGAGACTGTCTGAATTTGTGTCGTCGTGGGATTTGGATAGAGCCATCAAAGTCACGGTTGACAGTTTCGTGGGTGCTCAGAAAATCAGTGTTCGTCGTCAACTACAAAGATCCTTTGCTGTATACACAATGGGTACAATGTGA
- the NCL1 gene encoding tRNA (cytosine-C5-)-methyltransferase, with translation MARRKNQKKGQKKTFGTRDDSNNQKNWTELVKENAKWESYYKDLGVIPEEEWDTFKKTCQTQLPLTFRITGSRKHAKEVLQLFQENHLPNLTNVVWEGETVKPPMALPWYPQNLGWQLDVSKSVIRKNEQFSRMQRFLVVENAVGNISRQEAVSMIPPIVLDVKPEHYVLDMCAAPGSKTAQLIEALHAESDEPSGFVIANDADYKRSHMLVHQLKRLNSANLMVVNHDAQFFPRIKTANASGPVGPQFLKFDRILCDVPCSGDGTMRKNVNVWKDWNTGSGLGLHIVQFNILDRGLNLLKEGGKLVYSTCSMNPIENEAVVAAALRKWGDKIRLVNCDDQLPGLVRSKGITQWKVYDKQFEIREKGHENCLDSWFPPSAEEVEKFNLDRCMRVYPHQQNTGGFFITVFEKIDTTSTPPPAATATATATANEEEQAQEPELKKAKVDTSSTASHIQKKEKLPRDANEEPFVFVDPNHPQLAKCWSFYGIDDKFDKSSCLVRNATGEPTRTIYHVATPLKQLIVNNEDRLKIVYSGVKLFVSQRSDIDCSWRIQSESLPIMKQHMHSDRIVPGNMEMLKKLLTEAFPRYDDLIAENVDPEFVSKTQKLSAGCTFIKVDRNDPSKEDLFLPIWNGSKCINLMVCKEDAHELLYRIFGIETTSKQNPKAEHMAKKAQEESANTEGESEKEPTVGTEAETEAEADVKTE, from the coding sequence ATGGCCAGGAGaaagaaccaaaagaagGGTCAAAAGAAGACCTTTGGTACCCGTGATGATTCAAATAACCAAAAGAACTGGACCGAATTGGTGAAAGAAAACGCCAAATGGGAGTCATATTACAAGGATCTCGGTGTCATTCCTGAGGAGGAATGGGACACGTTCAAGAAAACGTGTCAAACACAGCTTCCTCTCACTTTTAGAATCACTGGCTCGCGCAAACACGCCAAGGAAGTGTTGCAATTGTTCCAGGAAAACCATCTTCCTAACTTGACCAACGTTGTGTGGGAGGGTGAGACCGTGAAGCCTCCAATGGCTTTGCCATGGTATCCACAGAACTTGGGCTGGCAGTTGGATGTTTCCAAAAGCGTTATCAGGAAGAATGAGCAGTTTTCTCGTATGCAAAGGTTCCTTGTTGTTGAGAACGCAGTTGGTAACATCTCGAGACAGGAGGCTGTGTCCATGATTCCACCTATTGTGTTGGACGTTAAGCCAGAACACTACGTGTTGGACATGTGTGCTGCTCCTGGTTCCAAGACTGCGCAGTTGATCGAAGCGCTGCACGCTGAGTCGGACGAACCTTCTGGGTTCGTCATTGCCAACGACGCGGACTACAAGAGATCGCACATGTTGGTGCACCAGTTGAAGCGTCTAAACTCTGCCAACTTGATGGTGGTGAACCACGATGCGCAATTCTTCCCTCGTATCAAGACTGCTAACGCGTCGGGTCCCGTGGGCCCACAGTTCCTAAAGTTCGACAGAATCTTGTGTGACGTGCCATGCTCTGGTGACGGTACCATGAGAAAGAACGTCAACGTGTGGAAAGATTGGAATACTGGTTCCGGTCTAGGGTTGCACATTGTCCAGTTCAACATCTTGGATAGAGGtttgaacttgttgaaggaaGGTGGTAAGCTAGTGTACTCCACTTGCTCCATGAACCCAATCGAAAACGAAGCcgttgttgctgctgcctTGAGAAAATGGGGAGACAAGATTAGATTGGTCAACTGCGATGACCAGTTGCCAGGTTTGGTGAGATCCAAGGGTATCACCCAATGGAAGGTTTACGATAAGCAATTCGAAATCAGAGAAAAGGGTCACGAAAACTGTTTGGACTCGTGGTTCCCTCCTTCTGCTGAAGAAGTCGAGAAATTCAACTTAGATCGTTGTATGAGAGTGTACCCACACCAACAAAACACTGgtggtttcttcatcactgtctttgaaaagatcgaCACCACTTCCACTCCTCCTCCAGCTGCTACTGCCACTGCCACTGCCACTGCCAacgaggaagaacaagCTCAAGAACCAGAACTAAAGAAGGCCAAGGTTGACACTTCTTCCACTGCTTCGCATAtccaaaagaaggagaagttGCCTCGTGATGCTAACGAAGAACCTTTCGTGTTTGTTGATCCAAACCACCCTCAATTGGCCAAATGTTGGTCTTTCTACGGTATCGATGACAAATTCGATAAGTCGTCGTGTTTGGTCCGTAACGCTACCGGTGAACCAACTAGAACTATCTACCACGTAGCCACACCATTGAAGCAATTGATTGTTAACAACGAGGATAGATTAAAGATTGTGTACTCCGGTGTCAAGTTGTTCGTTTCCCAAAGATCCGATATCGACTGTTCTTGGAGAATCCAATCTGAATCTTTGCCAATCATGAAGCAACATATGCATTCCGACAGAATTGTCCCAGGTAACATggaaatgttgaaaaaattGTTGACCGAAGCCTTCCCTAGATACGACGATTTAATCGCTGAAAATGTGGATCCTGAGTTTGTTTCAAAGACTCAAAAGTTGAGCGCTGGGTGTACTTTCATCAAGGTCGATAGAAATGATCCATCCAAGGAAGATCTATTCTTGCCAATTTGGAATGGTTCCAAGTGTATCAACCTAATGGTATGTAAAGAAGATGCCCACGAATTGCTCTACAGAATCTTTGGTATCGAAACTACTAGCAAGCAAAATCCAAAGGCCGAACACATGGCTAAAAAGGCACAAGAGGAATCTGCTAACACTGAAGGTGAATCTGAAAAAGAGCCAACCGTTGGAACTGAAGCCGAAACTGAAGCAGAAGCTGACGTTAAGACTGAGTAA